From one Anabas testudineus chromosome 18, fAnaTes1.2, whole genome shotgun sequence genomic stretch:
- the LOC113168240 gene encoding uncharacterized protein LOC113168240 isoform X1, which translates to MSTGIKNFDMKASLATFSFSCCCFITFFSTVLSPKTGKPLQSGSAWRVFAVPGDDVTLPCRSNTPDHPSPVTAVEWLRVDGPSPLTVHVERDGKELVKEKAAEYLGRTAVMDDGSLKLLGVTQQDSGTYRCVLLRGAATEDAILVSLFVGEVPEVHTSLLRTSANEMFVKWESSGWMQEPTISVLDANKKELNAHRESSLGSDDLFSVRVQVDAATAKETEKIMCRVEIPETSFRKEKQISIIDEFNPPEADLWYVGCIVNGVVLLLVVVFAVVKKRQRLSRLIDFCTGKDYRRVSTVDTQQLFINEYGDIMRVTTTGSSKSLLVNGQLLTGVQASHEMAKEDLEGLKRHKEKLVTVGNNLGIHPALIAGIISRQSRFGAELEVNGYGKGDGNCFGLMQINKHYHIVKGGPYSEEHLDQGVTFLIQHIKTMERKHPSRTKEQQLKGALACYIAGEEKVLPLSYEDLDSVTPRGDFANDVVARAQWFAENAF; encoded by the exons ATGTCGACAGGCATTAAAAACTTCGACATGAAAGCATCGTTAGCCACATTTagcttctcctgctgctgttttatcacGTTTTTCAGCACCGTCCTCTCTCCAAAGACAg GTAAACCTCTACAAAGTGGCTCAGCTTGGAGAGTCTTTGCTGTTCCTGGTGACGATGTCACTCTCCCATGTCGCTCCAACACACCTGACCACCCCTCACCTGTCACGGCGGTGGAGTGGCTACGGGTGGATGGTCCGTCCCCGCTCACCGTTCACGTTGAGCGTGATGGAAAAGAGCTGGTGAAAGAGAAAGCTGCGGAGTACCTGGGGAGAACTGCTGTGATGGATGACGGCTCTTTGAAGCTGCTCGGCGTCACGCAGCAGGACAGTGGAACCTACAG GTGTGTACTTCTGAGGGGGGCAGCAACAGAAGATGCAATCTTAGTCTCTCTCTTTGTTG GTGAGGTTCCTGAGGTGCACACGAGTCTCCTGCGGACGTCAGCCAATGAAATGTTCGTGAAGTGGGAGTCCAGCGGCTGGATGCAGGAGCCTACGATCTCTGTGCTAGATGCTAATAAGAAGGAACTCAACGCTCACAGGGAGTCGTCACTCGGGTCAGACGACCTGTTCTCTGTCAGGGTGCAGGTGGACGCAGCAACAGCTAAAG AGACGGAAAAGATAATGTGTAGAGTGGAGATTCCTGAAACCAGCTTCAGGAAGGAGAAACAGATTTCCATCATTG atgAGTTTAATCCTCCGGAGGCAGACCTCTGGTACGTGGGGTGTATCGTCAACGGTGTTGTCCTGCTGCTTGTTGTGGTCTTTGCTGTGGTCAAGAAGCGGCAAAGGCTCTCGCGTCTCATAG ATTTCTGCACAGGAAAAG ATTACAGAAGAGTCAGCACCGtggacacacagcagctcttcatCAACG AGTACGGAGACATCATGAGGGTGACCACCACAGGATCTTCAAAATCGCTGCTTGTAAACG GTCAACTTCTGACTGGAGTCCAGGCTTCGCACGAGATGGCAAAGGAAGACTTGGAGGGCttgaagagacacaaagagaaacttgTCACAGTTGGAAACAA TCTCGGTATCCACCCGGCTCTTATCGCCGGTATCATCTCCAGACAGTCGAGGTTTGGAGCTGAACTTGAAGTAAACGGCTACGGAAAGGGGGACGGCAACTGTTTCGGACTCATGCAG ATCAACAAACACTACCACATTGTGAAAGGTGGTCCGTACAGTGAGGAGCACCTGGACCAAGGAGTCACCTTCCTCATCCAGCACATCAAGACCATGGAGAGGAAGCATCCAAGCAGGACCAAAGAGCAGCAGCTCAAAG GGGCATTGGCGTGCTACATCGCGGGCGAAGAAAAAGTTCTTCCTTTGTCGTATGAAGATCTGGACAGCGTGACGCCACGTGGGGACTTTGCCAATGACGTGGTCGCCAGAGCGCAGTGGTTTGCAGAAAATGCCTtttaa
- the LOC113168276 gene encoding PRELI domain-containing protein 1, mitochondrial-like — protein MGRYFHSDIHIKSPWHQVLAAFWQRYPNPYSTHVLTEDVLYREVTPCNHLLSRRLLTKTNRLPGWAERIFPNHMARAVYVLEDSIVDPHMHTLTTKSWNLNHNTLMTVVELCLFEEDHSRPSWTKLRREAWISSAVYGLARPIQEFGLARFKTNQIKAMKGLEYALSKIQTEAPPHLHGDQSESSEKHKSLPPQTTPTSTQKPKQFV, from the exons atgGGGAGGTATTTCCACAGCGACATCCACATAAAGAGTCCATGGCATCAGGTGCTGGCCGCGTTTTGGCAGCGGTACCCCAACCCATACAG TACTCATGTCCTCACCGAAGACGTCCTGTATCGTGAGGTCACCCCTTGCAACCACCTGCTGTCACGACGACTGCTGACCAAAACCAACCGCCTACCAGGCTGGGCAGAGCGCATCTTTCCTAACCACATGGCCCGAGCTGTCTACGTCCTGGAGGACTCCATTGTggacccacacatgcacaccctcACCACCAAGAGCTGGAACCTCAACCACAACACCCTAATG ACAGTGGTagaactgtgtttgtttgaggaGGACCATAGTCGGCCATCTTGGACCAAACTGAGGAGGGAGGCCTGGATCTCCTCGGCTGTCTACGGCCTGGCCCGACCCATACAG GAGTTTGGTCTTGCCAGGTTTAAAACTAACCAAATCAAAGCCATGAAGGGACTGGAGTATGCATTGTCCAAAATCCAAA CTGAGGCCCCTCCTCATCTCCACGGTGACCAGAGTGAGTCGTCAGAGAAGCATAAGTCCCTCCCACCACAGACCACGCCCACCTCTACCCAGAAACCCAAGCAGTTTGTCTGA
- the LOC113168240 gene encoding uncharacterized protein LOC113168240 isoform X3, producing MKASLATFSFSCCCFITFFSTVLSPKTGKPLQSGSAWRVFAVPGDDVTLPCRSNTPDHPSPVTAVEWLRVDGPSPLTVHVERDGKELVKEKAAEYLGRTAVMDDGSLKLLGVTQQDSGTYRCVLLRGAATEDAILVSLFVGEVPEVHTSLLRTSANEMFVKWESSGWMQEPTISVLDANKKELNAHRESSLGSDDLFSVRVQVDAATAKETEKIMCRVEIPETSFRKEKQISIIDEFNPPEADLWYVGCIVNGVVLLLVVVFAVVKKRQRLSRLIDFCTGKDYRRVSTVDTQQLFINEYGDIMRVTTTGSSKSLLVNGQLLTGVQASHEMAKEDLEGLKRHKEKLVTVGNNLGIHPALIAGIISRQSRFGAELEVNGYGKGDGNCFGLMQINKHYHIVKGGPYSEEHLDQGVTFLIQHIKTMERKHPSRTKEQQLKGALACYIAGEEKVLPLSYEDLDSVTPRGDFANDVVARAQWFAENAF from the exons ATGAAAGCATCGTTAGCCACATTTagcttctcctgctgctgttttatcacGTTTTTCAGCACCGTCCTCTCTCCAAAGACAg GTAAACCTCTACAAAGTGGCTCAGCTTGGAGAGTCTTTGCTGTTCCTGGTGACGATGTCACTCTCCCATGTCGCTCCAACACACCTGACCACCCCTCACCTGTCACGGCGGTGGAGTGGCTACGGGTGGATGGTCCGTCCCCGCTCACCGTTCACGTTGAGCGTGATGGAAAAGAGCTGGTGAAAGAGAAAGCTGCGGAGTACCTGGGGAGAACTGCTGTGATGGATGACGGCTCTTTGAAGCTGCTCGGCGTCACGCAGCAGGACAGTGGAACCTACAG GTGTGTACTTCTGAGGGGGGCAGCAACAGAAGATGCAATCTTAGTCTCTCTCTTTGTTG GTGAGGTTCCTGAGGTGCACACGAGTCTCCTGCGGACGTCAGCCAATGAAATGTTCGTGAAGTGGGAGTCCAGCGGCTGGATGCAGGAGCCTACGATCTCTGTGCTAGATGCTAATAAGAAGGAACTCAACGCTCACAGGGAGTCGTCACTCGGGTCAGACGACCTGTTCTCTGTCAGGGTGCAGGTGGACGCAGCAACAGCTAAAG AGACGGAAAAGATAATGTGTAGAGTGGAGATTCCTGAAACCAGCTTCAGGAAGGAGAAACAGATTTCCATCATTG atgAGTTTAATCCTCCGGAGGCAGACCTCTGGTACGTGGGGTGTATCGTCAACGGTGTTGTCCTGCTGCTTGTTGTGGTCTTTGCTGTGGTCAAGAAGCGGCAAAGGCTCTCGCGTCTCATAG ATTTCTGCACAGGAAAAG ATTACAGAAGAGTCAGCACCGtggacacacagcagctcttcatCAACG AGTACGGAGACATCATGAGGGTGACCACCACAGGATCTTCAAAATCGCTGCTTGTAAACG GTCAACTTCTGACTGGAGTCCAGGCTTCGCACGAGATGGCAAAGGAAGACTTGGAGGGCttgaagagacacaaagagaaacttgTCACAGTTGGAAACAA TCTCGGTATCCACCCGGCTCTTATCGCCGGTATCATCTCCAGACAGTCGAGGTTTGGAGCTGAACTTGAAGTAAACGGCTACGGAAAGGGGGACGGCAACTGTTTCGGACTCATGCAG ATCAACAAACACTACCACATTGTGAAAGGTGGTCCGTACAGTGAGGAGCACCTGGACCAAGGAGTCACCTTCCTCATCCAGCACATCAAGACCATGGAGAGGAAGCATCCAAGCAGGACCAAAGAGCAGCAGCTCAAAG GGGCATTGGCGTGCTACATCGCGGGCGAAGAAAAAGTTCTTCCTTTGTCGTATGAAGATCTGGACAGCGTGACGCCACGTGGGGACTTTGCCAATGACGTGGTCGCCAGAGCGCAGTGGTTTGCAGAAAATGCCTtttaa
- the LOC113168238 gene encoding uncharacterized protein LOC113168238 gives MKASLAPFSFSCCCFITFFSTVLSPTTGKPLQSGSAWRVFAVPGDDVTLPCRSNTPDHPSPVTAVEWLRVDGPSPLTVHVERDGKELVKEKAAEYLGRTAVMDVGSLKLLGITQQDSGTYRCLLLRGAATEDAILVSLFVGEVPEVHMSLLRTSANEMFVQWESSGWMQEPTISVLDANKKELNAHTESSLGSDDRFSVRAQVDAATAKETEKIMCRVEIPETSFRKEKQISIIDEFNPPEADLWYVVYIVIGVVLLLVVVSAVVFVVAPVDAIKKRQLLLHLIDFCTGKDYGSVSTVDTQQLFINVYGDIMKVTTTGASKPLLVNGQPLIGVQASHEVAKEDLEALKRHKEKLVTVGNNLGIHPAVIAGLISRQSRFGAELKLNGYGNGGDNCFGLMQISKYYHAVKGDPYSEEHLDQGVTFLIQLIKTMERRKPSWTKEQQLKGAIACYIAGEEKVLSSTYETLDSVTPRGDFANDVVARAQWFAENVFKSV, from the exons ATGAAAGCATCGTTAGCTCCATTTagcttctcctgctgctgttttatcacGTTTTTCAGCACCGTCCTCTCTCCAACGACAg GTAAACCTCTACAAAGTGGCTCAGCTTGGCGAGTCTTTGCTGTTCCTGGTGACGATGTCACTCTCCCATGTCGCTCCAACACACCTGACCACCCCTCACCTGTCACGGCGGTGGAGTGGCTACGGGTGGATGGTCCGTCCCCGCTCACCGTTCACGTTGAGCGTGATGGAAAAGAGCTGGTGAAAGAGAAAGCTGCGGAGTACCTGGGGAGAACTGCTGTGATGGACGTCGGCTCTTTGAAGCTGCTCGGCATCACACAGCAGGACAGTGGAACCTACAG GTGTCTCCTTCTGAGGGGGGCAGCAACAGAAGATGCAATCTTAGTCTCTCTCTTTGTTG GTGAGGTTCCTGAGGTGCACATGAGTCTCCTGCGGACGTCAGCCAATGAAATGTTCGTGCAGTGGGAGTCCAGCGGCTGGATGCAGGAGCCTACGATCTCTGTGCTAGATGCTAATAAGAAGGAACTCAACGCTCACACGGAGTCGTCACTCGGGTCAGACGACCGGTTCTCTGTCAGGGCGCAGGTGGACGCAGCAACAGCTAAAG AGACGGAAAAGATAATGTGTAGAGTGGAGATTCCTGAAACCAGCTTCAGGAAGGAGAAACAGATTTCCAtcattg atgagTTTAATCCTCCGGAGGCAGACCTCTGGTACGTGGTGTATATCGTCATTGGTGTTGTCCTGCTGCTTGTTGTGGTCTCTGCTGTGGTCTTTGTTGTTGCTCCTGTGGACGCGATCAAGAAGCGGCAATTGCTCTTGCATCTCATAG ATTTCTGCACAGGAAAAG ATTACGGAAGTGTCAGCACCGtggacacacagcagctcttcatCAACG TGTACGGAGACATCATGAAGGTGACCACCACAGGAGCTTCTAAACCGCTGCTCGTAAACG GTCAACCTCTGATTGGAGTCCAGGCTTCGCACGAGGTGGCAAAGGAAGACTTGGAGGCcttgaaaagacacaaagagaaacttgTCACAGTTGGAAACAA TCTCGGTATCCACCCGGCTGTTATCGCCGGTCTCATCTCCAGACAGTCGAGGTTTGGAGCTGAACTTAAGCTAAACGGCTACGGAAACGGGGGCGACAACTGTTTCGGACtcatgcag ATCAGCAAATATTACCACGCCGTGAAAGGTGATCCATACAGCGAGGAGCACCTGGACCAAGGAGTCACCTTCCTCATCCAGCTCATCAAGACCATGGAGAGGAGGAAGCCAAGCTGGACCAAAGAGCAGCAGCTCAAAG GGGCAATAGCGTGCTACATCGCAGGCGAAGAAAAAGTTCTTTCTTCGACGTATGAAACTCTGGACAGCGTCACGCCGCGAGGGGACTTCGCCAATGACGTGGTCGCCAGAGCGCAGTGGTTTGCAGAAAACGTCTTTAAAAGCGTCTGA
- the LOC113168240 gene encoding butyrophilin-like protein 3 isoform X2, producing MSTGIKNFDMKASLATFSFSCCCFITFFSTVLSPKTGKPLQSGSAWRVFAVPGDDVTLPCRSNTPDHPSPVTAVEWLRVDGPSPLTVHVERDGKELVKEKAAEYLGRTAVMDDGSLKLLGVTQQDSGTYRCVLLRGAATEDAILVSLFVGEVPEVHTSLLRTSANEMFVKWESSGWMQEPTISVLDANKKELNAHRESSLGSDDLFSVRVQVDAATAKETEKIMCRVEIPETSFRKEKQISIIDEFNPPEADLWYVGCIVNGVVLLLVVVFAVVKKRQRLSRLIDYRRVSTVDTQQLFINEYGDIMRVTTTGSSKSLLVNGQLLTGVQASHEMAKEDLEGLKRHKEKLVTVGNNLGIHPALIAGIISRQSRFGAELEVNGYGKGDGNCFGLMQINKHYHIVKGGPYSEEHLDQGVTFLIQHIKTMERKHPSRTKEQQLKGALACYIAGEEKVLPLSYEDLDSVTPRGDFANDVVARAQWFAENAF from the exons ATGTCGACAGGCATTAAAAACTTCGACATGAAAGCATCGTTAGCCACATTTagcttctcctgctgctgttttatcacGTTTTTCAGCACCGTCCTCTCTCCAAAGACAg GTAAACCTCTACAAAGTGGCTCAGCTTGGAGAGTCTTTGCTGTTCCTGGTGACGATGTCACTCTCCCATGTCGCTCCAACACACCTGACCACCCCTCACCTGTCACGGCGGTGGAGTGGCTACGGGTGGATGGTCCGTCCCCGCTCACCGTTCACGTTGAGCGTGATGGAAAAGAGCTGGTGAAAGAGAAAGCTGCGGAGTACCTGGGGAGAACTGCTGTGATGGATGACGGCTCTTTGAAGCTGCTCGGCGTCACGCAGCAGGACAGTGGAACCTACAG GTGTGTACTTCTGAGGGGGGCAGCAACAGAAGATGCAATCTTAGTCTCTCTCTTTGTTG GTGAGGTTCCTGAGGTGCACACGAGTCTCCTGCGGACGTCAGCCAATGAAATGTTCGTGAAGTGGGAGTCCAGCGGCTGGATGCAGGAGCCTACGATCTCTGTGCTAGATGCTAATAAGAAGGAACTCAACGCTCACAGGGAGTCGTCACTCGGGTCAGACGACCTGTTCTCTGTCAGGGTGCAGGTGGACGCAGCAACAGCTAAAG AGACGGAAAAGATAATGTGTAGAGTGGAGATTCCTGAAACCAGCTTCAGGAAGGAGAAACAGATTTCCATCATTG atgAGTTTAATCCTCCGGAGGCAGACCTCTGGTACGTGGGGTGTATCGTCAACGGTGTTGTCCTGCTGCTTGTTGTGGTCTTTGCTGTGGTCAAGAAGCGGCAAAGGCTCTCGCGTCTCATAG ATTACAGAAGAGTCAGCACCGtggacacacagcagctcttcatCAACG AGTACGGAGACATCATGAGGGTGACCACCACAGGATCTTCAAAATCGCTGCTTGTAAACG GTCAACTTCTGACTGGAGTCCAGGCTTCGCACGAGATGGCAAAGGAAGACTTGGAGGGCttgaagagacacaaagagaaacttgTCACAGTTGGAAACAA TCTCGGTATCCACCCGGCTCTTATCGCCGGTATCATCTCCAGACAGTCGAGGTTTGGAGCTGAACTTGAAGTAAACGGCTACGGAAAGGGGGACGGCAACTGTTTCGGACTCATGCAG ATCAACAAACACTACCACATTGTGAAAGGTGGTCCGTACAGTGAGGAGCACCTGGACCAAGGAGTCACCTTCCTCATCCAGCACATCAAGACCATGGAGAGGAAGCATCCAAGCAGGACCAAAGAGCAGCAGCTCAAAG GGGCATTGGCGTGCTACATCGCGGGCGAAGAAAAAGTTCTTCCTTTGTCGTATGAAGATCTGGACAGCGTGACGCCACGTGGGGACTTTGCCAATGACGTGGTCGCCAGAGCGCAGTGGTTTGCAGAAAATGCCTtttaa